In one Streptomyces venezuelae genomic region, the following are encoded:
- a CDS encoding wax ester/triacylglycerol synthase family O-acyltransferase yields MTSTPAQSSDLLVPLDLAFWNIETAEHPMHLGALGVFEAEGPDAADRAAGLLAVRAAAVPGLRMRIRSVWLPVGGAIRVPMPAFDPLEHIRLAAPVTDFHAAAGELMQRPVARDRPPWEAHVLPGADGTSFAVLFKFHHALADGLRALTLGAALLDPVDLPASRPRPPAPAASPWSLLDPRTLPSRVRGTVAEVGQALGIGTSVARAALGVRSCAALSSAATGTRRTAGVVLDLDDVHQVRKAVGGTVNDVLITVVAGALRRWLDERGDCSEGVEPRALIPVSRRRPRTAKTPGNRLSGYLVRLPVGREDPLDRLRDVRTAMDRNKDAGPERGAGAVALLAEHVPSLGHRIGGPVVAQAARLLFDILVTSVPLPGVGLRLGGCRLTEVYPFAPLARGQSLAVAVSTYRGRVHYGLVADAAAVPDLELLAQSLRDELAGLVAVCAREARLVPGPTAL; encoded by the coding sequence GTGACTTCTACGCCTGCTCAGAGCTCCGACCTGCTCGTCCCTCTCGATCTGGCCTTCTGGAACATCGAGACCGCCGAACACCCCATGCATCTGGGCGCCCTCGGGGTCTTCGAGGCCGAAGGGCCCGACGCGGCGGACCGCGCCGCGGGGCTTCTCGCGGTCCGCGCGGCGGCCGTGCCGGGACTGCGCATGCGGATACGTTCCGTCTGGCTGCCCGTCGGCGGCGCGATACGCGTGCCGATGCCCGCCTTCGACCCCCTGGAGCACATCCGGCTCGCGGCCCCGGTGACGGACTTCCACGCCGCGGCGGGGGAGTTGATGCAGCGTCCGGTGGCGCGCGACCGGCCGCCGTGGGAGGCGCACGTCCTGCCGGGCGCCGACGGCACGTCCTTCGCGGTCCTCTTCAAGTTCCACCACGCCCTCGCCGACGGCCTGCGCGCCCTCACGCTCGGCGCCGCCCTCCTCGACCCCGTCGACCTGCCCGCCTCCCGGCCCCGCCCGCCGGCCCCCGCGGCCTCCCCCTGGTCGCTCCTCGACCCCCGCACCCTGCCGAGCCGGGTCCGCGGCACCGTCGCGGAGGTGGGCCAGGCCCTCGGCATCGGCACCTCCGTGGCTCGCGCCGCCCTGGGCGTACGCTCCTGCGCCGCGCTCTCCTCGGCCGCCACCGGCACCCGCCGCACCGCCGGCGTCGTCCTCGACCTGGACGACGTGCACCAGGTGCGCAAGGCCGTCGGCGGCACCGTCAACGACGTCCTGATCACCGTCGTCGCCGGCGCCCTGCGCCGCTGGCTCGACGAGCGCGGCGACTGCAGCGAGGGAGTCGAGCCGCGCGCCCTCATCCCGGTCTCCCGCCGCCGCCCCCGCACCGCCAAGACCCCGGGAAACCGCCTCTCCGGCTATCTGGTCCGCCTCCCCGTCGGCCGCGAGGACCCGCTCGACCGGCTGCGCGACGTACGCACCGCCATGGACCGCAACAAGGACGCGGGCCCCGAGCGGGGCGCCGGAGCCGTGGCGCTCCTCGCCGAGCACGTGCCGTCGCTCGGGCACCGGATCGGCGGCCCCGTCGTCGCCCAGGCCGCCCGGCTGCTCTTCGACATCCTCGTCACCAGCGTCCCGCTGCCCGGCGTCGGACTGCGGCTCGGCGGCTGCCGCCTCACCGAGGTCTATCCGTTCGCGCCGCTCGCCCGGGGCCAGTCCCTCGCCGTCGCCGTCTCCACCTATCGGGGCCGCGTGCACTACGGCCTTGTCGCGGACGCCGCCGCCGTGCCCGACCTGGAGCTCCTCGCGCAGAGCCTGCGGGACGAGCTCGCGGGACTCGTGGCGGTGTGCGCACGGGAAGCGCGTTTGGTTCCCGGGCCCACCGCTTTGTAA
- a CDS encoding type A2 lantipeptide translates to MNNVPQVETLEISDADLDNVSGGLVAGVASNVTSTVDSIAPVSGVVGGVVGTVEGATGLNTGAVTGLADGLTAGL, encoded by the coding sequence ATGAACAACGTCCCCCAGGTCGAGACCCTCGAGATTTCCGACGCCGACCTCGACAACGTCTCCGGTGGCCTCGTCGCCGGTGTCGCGTCCAACGTGACCAGCACCGTTGACTCGATCGCCCCCGTCTCGGGCGTCGTCGGCGGCGTCGTCGGCACGGTCGAGGGTGCCACCGGCCTGAACACCGGCGCCGTCACCGGCCTCGCCGACGGCCTGACCGCCGGTCTCTGA
- a CDS encoding HlyD family efflux transporter periplasmic adaptor subunit codes for MQFRQQALSKLQSPEELDLPVRYARPQGLLVLAVTLVVMAASSVWAVTGSLSSTLRAPGILTHGQGSYVLQSPVTGQVTRVLAEEGERLASGAPVLKVRTEQGDKVVRAIAAGRVTALVARIGTVVTTGADVATLERVAGTDDPLTAMLYVPADSAATVPVGASVDLTVQPVPTERYGTLRGRVKAVGRATQSRQKITGFLGDSELAGRFTEDGPPVAVLVELDRSATTKSGYAWSTPSGPPFALDSMTPATGAFHHAEQRPIDWLLP; via the coding sequence GTGCAGTTCCGCCAACAGGCCCTGTCCAAGCTGCAGTCGCCCGAGGAACTCGACCTGCCGGTGCGCTACGCCCGCCCCCAGGGCCTGCTCGTCCTCGCCGTCACCCTCGTCGTCATGGCCGCGTCGAGCGTCTGGGCCGTCACCGGTTCCCTCTCCTCGACGCTCCGCGCACCCGGCATCCTCACCCACGGCCAGGGCAGTTACGTCCTGCAGAGCCCCGTGACCGGCCAGGTGACCCGCGTCCTGGCCGAGGAGGGCGAGCGGCTCGCCTCCGGCGCCCCCGTGCTCAAGGTCCGCACCGAGCAGGGCGACAAGGTCGTGCGCGCGATCGCCGCGGGCCGCGTGACCGCGCTCGTCGCCAGGATCGGCACCGTCGTCACCACCGGCGCCGACGTGGCGACCCTGGAGCGCGTGGCGGGCACCGACGACCCGCTGACGGCGATGCTCTACGTACCCGCCGACAGCGCGGCCACCGTTCCCGTCGGCGCCTCGGTCGATCTCACCGTCCAGCCCGTGCCCACGGAGCGGTACGGCACACTGCGCGGCCGGGTGAAGGCGGTCGGCAGGGCCACGCAGAGCCGCCAGAAGATCACCGGCTTCCTCGGCGACAGCGAACTGGCCGGGCGGTTCACGGAGGACGGACCTCCCGTGGCCGTCCTCGTCGAGCTCGACCGCTCCGCCACGACCAAGTCCGGCTACGCGTGGTCGACCCCCTCCGGCCCGCCCTTCGCGCTCGACTCCATGACCCCGGCCACCGGCGCCTTCCACCACGCCGAGCAGCGCCCGATCGATTGGCTGCTTCCGTGA
- a CDS encoding NHLP family bacteriocin export ABC transporter peptidase/permease/ATPase subunit — translation MTAPHPSPAHQQQLPPPGGRRRHRPEEPQRRRRAAPRPASKGRRPKTVRTPTVLQMEAVECGAAALAMVLAHHGRHVPLEELRIACGVSRDGSRASNVLKAARSYGMTAKGMQMEPAALAEVKAPAILFWEFNHYVVYDGMGRRLGRRGVYINDPDKGRRFVPSEDFDTSFTGVVLVLEPGADFTSGGRRPGVMKALPARLRGTTGTMLAALLASLLLVAVGAALPALSRTYIDLFLIGHQTSLLGALFASMGAMVALTVVLTWLQQANLLRGRIISSTLGSARFFRHLLRLPVTFYAQRSPADLVQRLASNDAVAETLARDLTAAGVDGIVVLLYAALLWTYDPQLTLVGVGIALLNIVAMRVVIRLRATGTQKLRADSAKLTNTSYTGLQLIETMKATGGENGYFRRWAGQHATTLEEQQRLGVPSAWLGVVAPTLATLNSALILWIGGLRAVEGHLSIGLLVAFQALVTRFTAPITRLNGVAGRIQDFAADVARLKDVENFPVDTLYSRPEPAASTRRLKGHVTLENITFGYSPLDKPLLTGFSLTVGPGQQVALVGGSGSGKSTVSRLISGLYSPWEGTIRIDGQRLADIPRGALSASVSFVDQDVFLFEGTVRDNVALWDPSLPDDAVVAALQDACLYEVVARRPGGIHGRVEQDGRNFSGGQRQRLEIARALVRRPSILVLDEVTSALDAETEQVIIDNLRRRGCACVVIAHRLSTVRDSDEIVVLDHGQVVERGRHEHLVAAGGPYADLVKEH, via the coding sequence GTGACCGCTCCCCACCCCTCCCCCGCGCACCAGCAGCAGCTGCCGCCCCCCGGCGGCCGCCGCAGGCACCGCCCCGAGGAGCCGCAGCGCCGTCGCCGCGCGGCACCGCGCCCCGCGTCGAAGGGAAGGCGCCCCAAGACCGTCCGCACCCCCACCGTCCTCCAGATGGAGGCCGTGGAGTGCGGCGCCGCCGCGCTCGCCATGGTCCTCGCCCACCACGGACGGCACGTCCCCCTGGAGGAGCTGCGCATCGCGTGCGGCGTCTCCCGCGACGGGTCACGGGCCAGCAACGTGCTGAAGGCGGCGCGCAGTTACGGCATGACCGCCAAGGGCATGCAGATGGAGCCGGCCGCGCTCGCCGAGGTGAAGGCGCCCGCGATCCTCTTCTGGGAGTTCAACCACTACGTCGTGTACGACGGCATGGGACGCCGCCTCGGCCGCCGCGGCGTGTACATCAACGACCCCGACAAGGGCCGCCGCTTCGTGCCGTCGGAGGACTTCGACACCAGCTTTACCGGTGTCGTCCTGGTCCTCGAACCGGGCGCCGACTTCACGTCGGGCGGCCGCAGGCCCGGCGTCATGAAGGCGCTGCCCGCACGGCTGCGCGGCACCACGGGCACGATGCTCGCCGCGCTCCTCGCCAGCCTGCTGCTGGTCGCGGTCGGCGCGGCGCTGCCCGCGCTCAGCCGGACGTACATCGACCTGTTCCTGATCGGCCATCAGACCTCGCTGCTGGGCGCGCTGTTCGCCTCGATGGGCGCGATGGTGGCGCTCACCGTCGTGCTGACCTGGCTGCAACAGGCGAACCTGCTGCGCGGCCGCATCATCTCCTCGACGCTGGGCAGCGCCCGCTTCTTCCGCCATCTGCTGCGGCTGCCCGTCACGTTCTACGCCCAGCGCTCCCCCGCCGACCTTGTGCAGCGCCTCGCGTCCAACGACGCGGTCGCCGAGACCCTGGCCCGCGACCTCACGGCCGCCGGGGTCGACGGCATCGTCGTCCTCCTCTACGCGGCGCTCCTGTGGACGTACGATCCACAGCTCACGCTCGTCGGCGTCGGCATCGCCCTGCTGAACATCGTGGCGATGCGCGTCGTCATCCGGCTGCGCGCCACCGGCACCCAGAAGCTGCGCGCCGACAGCGCCAAGCTCACCAACACCTCGTACACCGGCCTGCAGTTGATCGAGACGATGAAGGCCACCGGCGGCGAGAACGGCTACTTCCGGCGCTGGGCCGGACAGCACGCCACCACACTGGAGGAGCAGCAGCGGCTCGGGGTGCCGAGCGCGTGGCTCGGTGTCGTCGCGCCGACCCTGGCGACCCTCAACAGTGCGCTGATCCTGTGGATCGGCGGTCTGCGCGCGGTCGAGGGTCACCTGTCGATCGGGCTGCTCGTCGCCTTCCAGGCCCTCGTCACCCGGTTCACCGCGCCGATCACCCGCCTCAACGGCGTCGCGGGCCGCATCCAGGACTTCGCCGCCGACGTCGCCCGCCTCAAGGACGTCGAGAACTTCCCCGTCGACACGCTCTACTCGCGCCCCGAGCCCGCCGCCAGCACACGCCGCCTCAAGGGGCACGTCACGCTGGAGAACATCACCTTCGGATACAGCCCCCTCGACAAGCCGCTCCTGACCGGCTTCTCGCTGACGGTCGGGCCCGGACAGCAGGTGGCGCTCGTCGGCGGTTCCGGCAGCGGCAAGTCGACGGTCTCCCGGCTGATATCCGGCCTCTACAGCCCGTGGGAGGGCACGATCCGCATCGACGGTCAGCGCCTGGCCGACATCCCGCGCGGCGCGCTCTCCGCCTCCGTCTCCTTCGTGGACCAGGACGTCTTCCTCTTCGAGGGCACGGTCCGCGACAACGTCGCCCTGTGGGACCCCTCCCTCCCCGATGACGCGGTCGTGGCGGCGCTTCAGGACGCCTGCCTGTACGAGGTGGTGGCCCGCAGGCCCGGCGGCATCCACGGCCGCGTGGAACAGGACGGGCGCAACTTCTCCGGCGGGCAGCGCCAGCGCCTGGAGATCGCCCGTGCCCTGGTCCGCCGCCCGAGCATCCTCGTCCTCGACGAGGTGACCAGCGCCCTGGACGCCGAGACCGAGCAGGTCATCATCGACAACCTGCGCCGCCGCGGCTGCGCCTGCGTCGTCATCGCCCACCGCCTGAGCACCGTGCGCGACAGCGACGAGATCGTCGTGCTCGACCACGGCCAGGTCGTGGAGCGCGGCCGCCACGAACACCTCGTCGCGGCCGGTGGCCCCTACGCCGACCTGGTCAAGGAGCACTGA